The following nucleotide sequence is from Sphingomonas panacisoli.
GCAAGCCCGAAAACTGGATCGATGCGGTATCGCGCAACGGCCACGGCATCGAAATCGAAGACCGCCTGACCCCCGCCGAACGCGCGACCGAGGCGATGCTGATGGGGCTGCGGCTGGCCGAGGGAATCGACCTGACGCGGATCGCGGCACTCGGCGAACGGCCGATCGAGTTCCTCGTCGATATGCGCAAGGTCGCGCGGCTGGCGGATCAGGGATTCGTCGCGCTGGACGGCACGCACCTGCGCGCCACGGACGCCGGCATGCCCGTCCTCAACACGATCCTGGGCGATGTCGTCGATGTGCGTGAGGCGATCAATTCCCCTCCCTGAAAGGGAGGGGTTAAGGGTGGGTGGACGTAACGCAACGCGGCGGGGTCGTGTCAATCGGCCAGCGTCTCGCCTGGCCTCGACCCACCCCCAGCCCCTCCCTTCCAGGGAGGGGAGCTCTACATTAGAAACCAGAGGGCGCCGGCGACACCGTCACCGTCGTCCCGCCGCGTACTTCCTGCACTTCCAGCGCGCGTTCGGCGACGCCGTTGGCGCCGAAGCGGAAAGCGCCGTCGATCCCGGCGAACCCGCCCGGGTCGCGCAGCCGTGCTTCGGGGAACGGCCGACCGATCGGCCAGTCACGGGTAATCCGGATCGTCAGCAGCACCGAATCGTAGCCCATGCTCGACAGGCGATACGGCCCCGCGCCGAAGCGGGCACGGTATTTGACCGCGTATTGGCGGTACAGCGCGTCGCTGACGCTGGCGAACCAGGCGCCGTTCAGCGCCGCGCGCGCGCCGATCGTCGTGTCGTTGTTCCAGCGTTCGGTGCCGAGCACGCGCGCGCCGCCTTCGCCGCCCTTGCGCATCAGCGGTACGACGCCGGCCGCGGCCGCCGCGTCGTCGGCGATCAGCACGGCGCCGACCGGCCCGGCCTTGCCCAGCCGCGACGCCGCCGCCGTGATCGACGCGATCGAACGGTCATAAGGCTGGAGCGAGATCACCTGACCCTTCGCGCCTTCGACCGCGCGCAGGAACGAGGTCGAGGCGCGCTGGCCGTACACGCCGTTGGCGACCAGGCCGCCATAGGTCGTGATACCCTGGCTCCGCGCATATTCGACCACGCGCTCGATCGACTGCGCCGGCGAATAGCCCATCAGATACGCGCCCGACCCGGCGATGCTGGTGTCGTTGGAAAAGCTGATGACGGTCACGCCGGCACGCTTGGCGACGGGCAGCACCGCGCGGACATCCTCCGCCAGCAACGGCCCGAGGATCAGCCGCGCCCCCTCGTCGATCGCCTTCTGCGCGGCCGGTGCCGCACCCAGCGCGGTGTCGTAGGTGGTGATGCGCAGCACGGCGTTGTTGGTGTCGAGCAAGGCCAACTGAGTCGCGTTGGCGATGCTGCGTCCGACCGCGCCGTTGGGACCGGTCAGCGGCACCAGCAGCGCGACCATGTGGTGATCGTTGTCGGTCGGCAGCCCGGGCATGATCGCCGGCTCGACCGGCGGTGCGACGACGGCGGGTCCGGGCGGCGGCGCTTTGGTCGGCACGACCGTCGAACAGGCCGATACCAGGATCGCGACGGCCAGCATCGCGATGCGCCGAACGCCCGTGAAGCGTTGCCCTATGGTTGCACCCTCTGCCATGACGATCCCCTGATGACTGATACTCTTATGCCCGGTCTCTACATCGTCGCCACCCCGATCGGCAATCTCGGCGACTTGTCGCCGCGCGCCGCGCACGTTCTGGCGAACGCGGCGCTAATCGCCGTCGAAGACACGCGCGTGACGGCGGGGCTGTTGCGGCACATCGGGGTCAAGCGGCCGATGATGGCGTATCACGACCACAATGCCGACCGCGTCCGGCCCGGTTTGATCGCGCGACTCGGGGGCGAGGCGATCGCGTTGGTCAGCGACGCGGGGACGCCGCTGATTTCCGATCCGGGCTATAAATTGGTCCGCGACGCGCGGGCGGCGGGACATGCGGTGGTGACGATCCCCGGCCCCTGCGCGGCGGTCGCGGCGCTGACGCTGGCGGGATTGCCGACCGACCGATTCCTGTTCGTCGGCTTCCTGCCGTCCAAGGCCGGCGCACGGGCAGAGTCGATTGCCGAGATCGCCAGCGTCCGCGCGACGTTGGTCTTTTACGAATCGGGTCCCCGCCTCGCCGCGACGCTGGCCGCCTTGGCCGACGGGCTCGGCGATCGCGAGGCGGCGGTGACGCGCGAGATCACCAAGAAGTTCGAGGAAGCGGTGACCGGCACGCTCTCGTCGCTCGCCGCGCGCTACGCCGAAGCCGGCCCGCCGAAGGGCGAGATCGTCCTGGTCGTTGCCCCACCCGGCGAGCCGGAAGCCGCCAGCGCCGAGGACGCCGACGCCGCACTCGCCGAAGCCCTCACCCGCCTCCCCGCATCGAAGGCGGCCGGCGAGGTCGCCAAGCGCCTCAACCTCGACCGCAAGGCGCTGTACGCTCGCGCGCTGGAGATGAAGGGTGATCAAGCATGACGGTCTCCTGGATTCTTTTTGCATTGTTGTCCGGCGCACCCACCGGTTCCACCCGCCCGGCTTGGCTCCTGGGCGACTGGTGCTACCCGCTGGGGCACCCACTCCGGCTGACCTCCACCGATGGCCTCGACGGTGATGAAACGACGACATACAGCGCGGATGGTCGCTGGCGCGATCTAGGCACAGGTGGCACGTGGCGTGTATCCGGCCGAACCCTGATCGAGCGGCGCGACTATGCCGAGCCCGGTTTTCTTGGCGCGGGCGAGCCCCTGCGCCAGACATGGCGAATACGTTTCGTGCGGCATGGTCGCTACGCGATGTCATTGTCCGGGGATCGCCGGGGCTGGCTGGTCAAATGCCCCGGTCAATAAAAGATCGTCGTTCCGCCGAAGCCTCCGGCCGGCGCGGCGAGCGTATCGCCGGCTGGTGGCTGCGATTGAGGGGCTGGCGCATCCTCGACCGCCGCGTCCGCACGCCGGCGGGGGAAGTCGATATCGTTGCACGCAAGGGCAACCTCATTGCGTTCGTGGAGGTAAAGTCCCGCGCTACCGACGCCGAACTCGACTTCGCGATCGACGAACGCCGCTTGGCGCGTGTCGCGGCCGCTGCCGAAGTGCTGATGCCGCGATACGCCGGCCCGAGCGACGACATCCGCGTCGATGTGATCCTGCTGGCGCCCGGGCGTCCTCCTCGCCATATCGAGAATGCGTGGATCGGGTGACAGACGCCGTTTCCCTCTCTACGTCGCCCCGGCGAAGGCCGGGGCCGCTGCATGGCACGGGCTGTAGTAGAAACTTGGCGACCCCGGCCTCCGCCGGGGTGACGAGGAAAGAAGAATGAGCCTGACCGTCGCCGTTCAGATGGACCCCATGGAGTCGATCAACATTGCGGGCGATCCGAGCTTCGCGCTGATGCTGTCGGCAAAGGCGCGCGGGCACCGGCTGTTCCACTACACCGCCGACGCGCTGAACTATGCCGACGGCCGCGTCTGGGCGAAGGCGCATCCGGTCACGGTAGAGCGTGTCGTAGGCAAGCATTTCACCTTCGGCGAGCCGGTAAATCTCGACCTCGGCGACGAGGTGGATGTCGTGCTGATGCGCCAGGATCCCCCGTTCGACCTCGGCTACATCACCGCGACCCACCTGCTCGAACGCATCGCGCATAAGACGCTCGTCGTGAACGACCCGGCCAGCGTCCGCAACGCACCCGAAAAGGTGTTCGTGCTCGACTATGCACGCTTCATGCCGCCGACGCTCGTCACGCGCAGCCTCGACGAGGCCAAAGCGTTCCTCGCCAAGCATGGCGAGATCGTCGTCAAGCCGATCCACGGCAATGGCGGCAAGGCGATCTTCAAGGTCGGCCGCGACGGCCTGAACCTGTCGGCGCTGATCGAGGTGTTCAACCAGACATGGCGCGAGCCGCACATGCTCCAGGCATTCCTGCCAGGCGTCGCGCAGGGCGACAAACGCATCGTGCTGGTCGACGGCGAGGTCGCCGGCGCGATCAACCGCATTCCCGGCGAGGGCGAGTTCCGCTCCAACCTGGCGGTCGGCGGATCGGCGGCGAAGACCGAACTGACCGCGAAGGAGCGCGAGATCTGCGCCGCGCTTGGCCCCGAACTCAAGAAGCGCGGGCTGCTGTTCGTCGGGATCGACGTGATCGGCGGCGAGTGGCTGACCGAGATCAACGTCACCTCGCCCACCGGCATCGTCGCGATCGAGCGGCTCGACGGAATCGACGTCGCGGCGATGATATGGGACGCGATCGAGGCTAAGCTGAATGCGCGCTAGCGCCCACGCTTTCGGCGTCGAGTGCGTCGGCGATCCGCTGCGCCATCGCTTGGATCAGCGGCACGATCGCCGCCAGGCTCGTCGTTCGCGGCTCCGGGTCGATCGCGCACAACGTGCCGAAGAAACTGCCATCGGCGCGGATGATCGGCATCGAGATGTAGCTCTGGAACCCGTAGAGGATCGGGGTCGGGTGGACGCGCCACATCGGCTCTTCCGCGACGTGATCGATGAACACGCCTTCGCCGCTGCAACGGATTTCGTCGCAGATGGTCGTCTGGAGTTCGAGTTCGCCGCCCGCTTCCAAACCGAACGCGATGTGATCCTCGACAAGACAAGCGACCCAGCGATCGGCCGTCACGCGCGCCACCGCGGAAAAGTGCATGCCCGTCAACGCGCAGACTTCACGCAGGATGTCGCGTACCCCCTCGATCCGCTGAACCGCGGCGATATCGGCGGTGATATCCCCCTGCATCCGCACAGCCTACGCCTCTTGTCGCGTCCTGTCGCTAACAATGGTTGCGGGGGCCGAACGACTTGACCCAATGGTTCCTCGATGGCCTCGAGCAATGGGGCTATCTCGCCGTCTTCGTCTGGATGGCGCTCGAAAACATCATTCCGCCGATCCCGTCCGAAGTCATCATGGGCTTTGCCGGAATCGCGGTCGCGCACGGCAAGCTCGATTTCTGGGGCGTGATGGCCGCGGGGACGGTCGGCTCCACCGTCGGCAATTATTTCTGGTACTGGATCGGCCGCTACGTGCCGCTGCAGAAGCTCAAGCCGTTCGTCGATAGGAACGGCCGCTGGCTGACCGTCGAATGGTCGCAGGTCGAGAAGATCGACGCCTTCTTTTTCCGCCACGGCCAATGGCTGATCTTCGTGATGCGGTTCATGCCGTTCGGGCGGTCGATCATCTCGCTGCCGGCGGGCATTTCGAACATGCCGCGGTGGAAGTTCATCGTCTGGACGCTGGCCGGCACCTTTGTCTGGAACCTGTTCCTGACCGGCGCGGGTTATTGGCTCGGCCACAATTTCCGCGAGGCGGAGGCGTGGACCGGGCCCGCAGCGGTCGCGATCGGCGGCGCGATCACGGTCTGGTATCTCTATCGAGTCGTCACCTGGAAACCGCGCGGTTAAGCCCGCGGATGCGCGTTACGATAAACGTCGAGCAGATGCGCGGCATCGACCGCGGTATAGATCTGGGTCGAGCTCAGGCTGGCATGGCCGAGCAATTCCTGCAGCTGGCGCAGATCGGCCCCGCGTCCGAGCAGATGTGTGGCAAAACTGTGCCGCAACGCATGTGGCGTCGTGCGGTCGGCCAGCCCCAACCGCGTCCGCGCGGCCTGCACCGACTTGCGCACCACACCGGCCGATAGCGGCCCGCCCTTCGCCCCCCGGAACAGCGGTTCGCCGCGCACCACCGGCCACGGCGACCCGGCTACATACGCGTCGATCGCATCGCGCACCTGCGGCAGGATCGGCACGATCCGCGTCTTGTCGCGCTT
It contains:
- a CDS encoding YraN family protein, with product MPRSIKDRRSAEASGRRGERIAGWWLRLRGWRILDRRVRTPAGEVDIVARKGNLIAFVEVKSRATDAELDFAIDERRLARVAAAAEVLMPRYAGPSDDIRVDVILLAPGRPPRHIENAWIG
- a CDS encoding DedA family protein yields the protein MTQWFLDGLEQWGYLAVFVWMALENIIPPIPSEVIMGFAGIAVAHGKLDFWGVMAAGTVGSTVGNYFWYWIGRYVPLQKLKPFVDRNGRWLTVEWSQVEKIDAFFFRHGQWLIFVMRFMPFGRSIISLPAGISNMPRWKFIVWTLAGTFVWNLFLTGAGYWLGHNFREAEAWTGPAAVAIGGAITVWYLYRVVTWKPRG
- a CDS encoding GAF domain-containing protein, which produces MQGDITADIAAVQRIEGVRDILREVCALTGMHFSAVARVTADRWVACLVEDHIAFGLEAGGELELQTTICDEIRCSGEGVFIDHVAEEPMWRVHPTPILYGFQSYISMPIIRADGSFFGTLCAIDPEPRTTSLAAIVPLIQAMAQRIADALDAESVGASAHSA
- the gshB gene encoding glutathione synthase is translated as MSLTVAVQMDPMESINIAGDPSFALMLSAKARGHRLFHYTADALNYADGRVWAKAHPVTVERVVGKHFTFGEPVNLDLGDEVDVVLMRQDPPFDLGYITATHLLERIAHKTLVVNDPASVRNAPEKVFVLDYARFMPPTLVTRSLDEAKAFLAKHGEIVVKPIHGNGGKAIFKVGRDGLNLSALIEVFNQTWREPHMLQAFLPGVAQGDKRIVLVDGEVAGAINRIPGEGEFRSNLAVGGSAAKTELTAKEREICAALGPELKKRGLLFVGIDVIGGEWLTEINVTSPTGIVAIERLDGIDVAAMIWDAIEAKLNAR
- the rsmI gene encoding 16S rRNA (cytidine(1402)-2'-O)-methyltransferase, which produces MTDTLMPGLYIVATPIGNLGDLSPRAAHVLANAALIAVEDTRVTAGLLRHIGVKRPMMAYHDHNADRVRPGLIARLGGEAIALVSDAGTPLISDPGYKLVRDARAAGHAVVTIPGPCAAVAALTLAGLPTDRFLFVGFLPSKAGARAESIAEIASVRATLVFYESGPRLAATLAALADGLGDREAAVTREITKKFEEAVTGTLSSLAARYAEAGPPKGEIVLVVAPPGEPEAASAEDADAALAEALTRLPASKAAGEVAKRLNLDRKALYARALEMKGDQA
- a CDS encoding penicillin-binding protein activator, with amino-acid sequence MAEGATIGQRFTGVRRIAMLAVAILVSACSTVVPTKAPPPGPAVVAPPVEPAIMPGLPTDNDHHMVALLVPLTGPNGAVGRSIANATQLALLDTNNAVLRITTYDTALGAAPAAQKAIDEGARLILGPLLAEDVRAVLPVAKRAGVTVISFSNDTSIAGSGAYLMGYSPAQSIERVVEYARSQGITTYGGLVANGVYGQRASTSFLRAVEGAKGQVISLQPYDRSIASITAAASRLGKAGPVGAVLIADDAAAAAGVVPLMRKGGEGGARVLGTERWNNDTTIGARAALNGAWFASVSDALYRQYAVKYRARFGAGPYRLSSMGYDSVLLTIRITRDWPIGRPFPEARLRDPGGFAGIDGAFRFGANGVAERALEVQEVRGGTTVTVSPAPSGF